The genome window TAGGACGGTCTTGACGAGAGGGAATTTCTAAGGAATAATCTTCTTCAATACAGATTTGTTGGAGTTGCTTAATATCATCAGCTAACATCTTTGTTTGTTGAGCTTGTCCTAGATTGTCTTGGTTATAATTTAGAGAAACCTGAGATTGGTTTAAAAACTTTTGAGTTTTTGAAAGTGAATCAAATTTTAGTAACTGTTGAATTTGTTCAGCAGTCATGATACCATTCCGATAAGCTTCTATTGCTAAAGTTTCTAGGATCTTTTGGGGTAAGTCTTGCCAGTTCTGTTGGAGTTGGTTGCCAATATCTTCGGGAATCTCGATAGTGATTTGCATAATTATATTTTTTCCCTCTCATCAGGATTAAACAGATATATCAGTTAGGACATTGTATTTGAATTCAAAGAGAACAGGGTACAGATAATAAATAGAAAAATGTCCTAACAATTTTATCTATTGCTATACTACTATAATTCCCAACGTAAATTCAAGTAAGGAAATAACACAGATTACTAAATCTAGCATTCCTAGTCTAATTAAGTACAAAATTATCTGTGTTTATCTGCGTCCATCTGTGTTTAATTATTACTGCTTGTACCTCACTTGAATAGGAATTGCTATATTTTGTCTATTTACCTAAAAATGACTGTAAATAAAAATAAGGTCTGGCTTTTATAATCAGAAATCTACCATAGTTTTTGACTACAGTAGATTTTCTATTCAAAACAGATGATTTAATAGCATTGAACTACTCGTCATCGCCTTCAAAAACGAAATCATCATCGTCCAACTCCTTTTCTAAATCATCATCTTCATCCAGGAAATCATCGTCATCTTCAATTACTTGAATTTTCCGGGGTGGTTTAGTTGCTGTTTTGGATTTACGGACAGTTTGAGTTTTACTTTTATTCTTGTTTGGTGGTAAAACTTCCACCTCTACAGAAGTTGATTCTCCTGGTAAAGCAGGTAGAGATTGTGGTTCATTAAAACCAGCGATCGCATCATGTTGTTGCCAAACTAAACTTTTAGCTGCGGGTTTACCTAAATACAGTTGGGGGAAATTATCAACTGTAGGTTTGGTGTAAGCAACTGTTTTACAACAATTATGTTTATTCTTACCTTCACCTTCTTTAACTGCTTTAAACTCAACTTCCAGCACACCTAAACTGCGCCATTTATCACTTTTACCGCTAAATGGTACTTGGAAATAATCAGCAAATGTTTTCTCTAAGGAACGATAAAACTCCTCACGCACTGATTTAAAACTCCAGAGAGCTACATTTTTAAATCGGACTACAATAGGAGTAGTATGTAATGGTTTGTTTTTGTCATTCAGAAACATAATTGCGTGTTCTGAACACACATCCATTGTTCTTTTATCCAGACTATTTCTGTAGTCATCATAAAGTCCAACAAACGAACCACCCACATCTTCCACATCTGATTTATAACGGATATATTCTGGTGCAAAAGCTAAAACCAGTAACCGACCTTCAGTAATTAATAATCCGGTAACATCTTCAGTTAAAGTGACAGTAGTTAAGTCATCTTCTGTTGGCATTTCTATCCAACCAGCTTTTTCTAATTGGTCTTCTGGAATCAAAAGTCCAGCAGGTTTATCGTTAACGACAATGCCATAGGGAAGAAGTGGTTTACGGACTTGGTTATAATTATCATTGAAGAGTTCTGGGTCTATTTCAAATTCGGTTTCTTCAAAGTCATAATCATCAGGTTCAGTTGCTTTAGCTTTGGTAGTTTTAGGTTTTGCAGCAGCAGTTTTGGGAGGAGATTGATTAGGGCGATGAGAGTTGTTTGTAAATTTTGATTTCACCATTGGACTGTATAAATATGATTGTCCAATGTCTGAGGCGTTAGCCTCTAAATTCAGTTATTGAGTTTGCTTAACGCTCGTTGTGATTTCAAGTTTGAAATTGCCGCAACGGCAAGGTGATGGTTGAAAATAGCAACGGCAAGATGATGGTTGAAATCATACTCGCTCTATAGAAGATTGGGAATTTCGCATTTTTTTGTTAAACACCCATTACTTACCAATTACCAGATAAAGCCTTTAATGCCAACAAACCCGCCCCATAAGCTGGTTCATGGCGGGGATAAATCACATTTGCCAAAGAATACTGATGAATAATAGAGTTAACAAATCTTTCCCGTAAGTTACATTTTCCCTGCCAGATGCTTCCGGTGGTGACTACTTCCACAACCTGGTTAGAATCAAAAATGTGATCAATAACTGTAGAAGTAGCTATTACCAATTCTTTAATAGCTTCATCAATAATACTATTAGCAATTTTATCACCTTCACTAGCTGCTTGATCAACAATTGGCGCTAAAGCTGCTATTTCTTTTACACCCCATCCTTTTCGATATATCACCTCTATTAAGTTTTCCATGCTTTCCAGTCCAAGATGCTGTTGCAAATTCTCCACAAGACTTGTTGGTTTACCACGTCCATCATAGCCTTTAGTGCTACTTGCATTCCAGCAACAGCTATTTTATAGCCGCTACCTTCATCCCCTAAAATATACCCCCAACCACCGACTCGTTTAGTTTCTCCTTGATGATTTCGTCCAAAAACAATAGAACCAGTTCCGGCTGCTACCACAATACCCACAGCATCACCAATTCCTCCTATTAAAGCAACTAAAGCATCATGACAAATAACAATATGAGATGGTTGTAATTCCCAGGTAATTGGTAGGATATCTTTGCTATTTTGCAATTGACTGACTATAGCTTTTATTACTTCCATATCCTCTGGACGACTAACACCTGCTAAACCCAAACAAATAGCGATAATATTAATATTATTTATGTGATTAAAGGCTGTAATTGTTGCTTGATGAATTGCAGATTGAATTTGTTTTTGGGCGGCTGCTATACCAATACTTTGATAATTAGAAGCTCCTGCTTCACCTCTTCCTAGGCATTTATTGTTATCTATATCTGCCAATGAGAGAGGCATTAGCCTCTTAAATGCTAACTTCAGAAATATTGTCTAAATTTATCATTGATGACGGTATTTCCTGATTTATTTGATTTGATTGGGCATCATTTTCTTGAGGTTGATTCAGGAGTTTAATTAACCATCTTTCAGTCTGCCGATGATACTTCTTGTTCCAACGTATATTTAATCTTTGGGGTGGTTTTACAGGGTCTAATGCTAAAATTACAAGCTGCATTTGCTTAGGAATAACTGAGTATTGAATAGTCGTAGTCCACAACTTTACCCGGTCTTGCCAGCTTAACTGAGGATGACGCACAGCCCATTCATAAAGTCTGGGAATACCTTGCTTAAAAGCTATATTTGTGGTGACTTGAACAAAGTAATTATCGTTATTTACTGTCAAAGGTGCAATGACGGCATTATCAACTAATAACTTTTTGCGAGTGTGAAAAAGTTCTGGTGCAAGTTCCTGTACTTGAGCAACCCATTGAGCAATTTGAGGATGGGCATTTAATAAAGGTTCTATAGGTAGTTGTAAAAATAATTGTTTCATCAGCAAATGGAAGTTATCGGCAATAATAGAATCAACAGCAGAGTGATTTGGATGGTGTTTTTGATACGGAAATAAAAGTTGTTGCTGTGTTTTCTTAATTTGTTGAATGTCAGCCAGATTAATTATTGACATAGTTGGGAGAAAATTGCATCTCTCCCAGGCAGCGGTTAGCTGCTACTGTCTTTTCTAGTATTTTTTGTAATTACATTATTTCACTTTTTAAGCAATTGTTTATTCATTATATATTCCACCTTTCTAGTTTAGTATGATTGTTAGTTTCTTGAGTTAATTACTATGCAATAGATTCAGATAGTAAGCCTGACATATCTAACACTCGTTCAGACCAAATACCAGATTGTTCTGCAACTTCAGCCCGGACTTTTTCATCTGCCCAAATGTCATTCCAAGTTAATTCCCACATCGCTAACTGAACTTGAATATTCACCAATTCCTCAGCTTGAACAGGTTCTATTTCGGCTGCTGTCCACTCAATAAACCACTTGGTTTCTGAAATTACACTTTTCACCGCTTCTTTATAAGCAATCTGAGAAAATGACTTAATTCGTGCTAAATTAGCCGCTATATGTCCTAAGCGATTTGGTATATTGTTGATTTGAAAGCGGGTTTGTTTTTCATTTAAATTCTGGTTCATAACCACCTATTAATCTTTGAGTAATTTGTGTTACACGTTCTCGTATCGCTGGGTCTTGAATTATCATCGACCGATTATTTTGACTAGGCCGAATATTAATAATTGACTCGTAAGCCATTTTTTGCGTAAATGGTATCCAGTCTGCACCCCAAATGTCTTTCTGCTTGCTACCATCTTTCAATAATACTGCTTCGCACTCAGCGTGTAACTGTCCACCTCCCGCAAGAATCCCTTTTTCTATATCTACTGCTATTTTGATATAAACGTCCAAGGTTTGCAGCATTTCCTCAACTTGTTTTAGAGTCGCACGCTCCTTGATAATAAGTATCAAATTTTTACCTCA of Anabaena sp. PCC 7108 contains these proteins:
- a CDS encoding UPF0175 family protein, with product MQITIEIPEDIGNQLQQNWQDLPQKILETLAIEAYRNGIMTAEQIQQLLKFDSLSKTQKFLNQSQVSLNYNQDNLGQAQQTKMLADDIKQLQQICIEEDYSLEIPSRQDRPNSFF
- a CDS encoding DUF5895 domain-containing protein, encoding MVKSKFTNNSHRPNQSPPKTAAAKPKTTKAKATEPDDYDFEETEFEIDPELFNDNYNQVRKPLLPYGIVVNDKPAGLLIPEDQLEKAGWIEMPTEDDLTTVTLTEDVTGLLITEGRLLVLAFAPEYIRYKSDVEDVGGSFVGLYDDYRNSLDKRTMDVCSEHAIMFLNDKNKPLHTTPIVVRFKNVALWSFKSVREEFYRSLEKTFADYFQVPFSGKSDKWRSLGVLEVEFKAVKEGEGKNKHNCCKTVAYTKPTVDNFPQLYLGKPAAKSLVWQQHDAIAGFNEPQSLPALPGESTSVEVEVLPPNKNKSKTQTVRKSKTATKPPRKIQVIEDDDDFLDEDDDLEKELDDDDFVFEGDDE
- a CDS encoding DUF5674 family protein; amino-acid sequence: MILIIKERATLKQVEEMLQTLDVYIKIAVDIEKGILAGGGQLHAECEAVLLKDGSKQKDIWGADWIPFTQKMAYESIINIRPSQNNRSMIIQDPAIRERVTQITQRLIGGYEPEFK